A section of the Phaseolus vulgaris cultivar G19833 chromosome 8, P. vulgaris v2.0, whole genome shotgun sequence genome encodes:
- the LOC137826499 gene encoding putative expansin-B2, whose protein sequence is MALTLQRALFDLLTLVAILSVFLVVPSSCFNPKKLLNASYYSPSGSDWSPAVATWYGPSNGDGSEGGACGYGNAVGQPPFSSLISAGSPLLYDSGKGCGSCYEVKCTGNSACSGNPVKVVITDECAGCGSDAQYHFDLSGSSFGAMADSGQDENLRNAGKINIQHRRIECNYGRSIAFHVDSGSNQEYFAALVEFEDGDGDLAKVELKEAHDDSNSWDSMQQSWGAVWKLDKGSPLKAPFSIRLTTLESGKTIVASNVIPAEWTPGQTYRSIVNF, encoded by the exons ATGGCTCTTACACTTCAACGTGCTTTATTTGATCTACTTACCCTTGTAGCTATACTCTCAGTATTCCTAGTAGTCCCTTCCTCTTGTTTCAACCCCAAAAAGCTCCTTAACGCTTCATATTATTCTCCATCTGGTTCAGATTGGTCACCTGCAGTGGCCACTTGGTATGGACCTTCTAATGGAGATGGAAGTGAAG gtgGAGCTTGTGGATACGGCAACGCTGTTGGGCAACCTCCATTCTCTTCATTAATATCTGCAGGAAGCCCTCTGTTATATGACTCCGGCAAAGGGTGTGGTTCTTGTTATGAG GTGAAATGCACAGGGAATTCTGCATGCTCAGGCAATCCCGTGAAAGTAGTGATCACTGATGAGTGTGCTGGGTGTGGCTCAGATGCTCAATATCATTTTGATTTGAGTGGCAGTTCTTTTGGAGCAATGGCAGATTCAGGTCAGGATGAGAATCTACGcaatgcaggaaaaataaacATTCAACATAGAAG AATTGAATGCAACTATGGTAGGTCAATAGCTTTTCACGTGGACTCTGGCTCAAACCAAGAATATTTTGCTGCCTTGGTTGAATTTGAGGATGGGGATGGTGACCTTGCCAAGGTTGAACTCAAGGAAGCACATGATGATTCAAATTCATGGGATTCAATGCAACAATCATGGGGTGCAGTTTGGAAACTTGACAAAGGCTCACCACTGAAGGCACCTTTCTCTATCAGGCTAACCACACTTGAGTCTGGCAAGACCATTGTGGCCAGTAATGTGATCCCTGCAGAATGGACTCCTGGTCAGACATATAGATCAATTGTGAATTTTTGA